One genomic window of Deinococcus deserti VCD115 includes the following:
- a CDS encoding C39 family peptidase, which produces MPLRWMLLLWCGWSAASAQPVSVTLKNIRHEFQALNNCAPVTAITLLGYYGTQVTQAQAANAMKDYPGDPQVTSLELAGYLGRAGLRSVIRYAGDAELVRALVARGFPVVLQQRLQTGSNVAHFRTVYGYSKGQFLISDPLLGPSLRLSTAQLMALWQYYNGEYLVAYPPAREAEVRQILGADFSAAANWQHLRQHGEQDVKARPNDPYAWWGLAKAQLRLGDVRAATESFDRAVRLGVPTVYFLYRQEAFEAWTQAGQHQKTVDVTQRALRAYPNSKELTGFYDLASAALRKATVPRSTTGVNGWHPISSD; this is translated from the coding sequence ATGCCCCTTCGCTGGATGCTGCTGTTGTGGTGCGGGTGGAGCGCCGCGTCTGCTCAACCGGTCAGTGTGACGCTCAAAAATATTCGTCATGAGTTTCAGGCCCTGAACAATTGTGCACCCGTAACGGCAATCACGCTCCTTGGGTACTACGGCACCCAGGTGACGCAGGCTCAGGCGGCGAACGCCATGAAGGATTACCCCGGCGATCCGCAGGTGACGAGCCTGGAACTCGCCGGATACCTGGGCCGGGCTGGCCTTCGTAGCGTGATCCGGTATGCCGGCGACGCTGAACTGGTCCGTGCCCTGGTCGCCCGTGGTTTTCCGGTCGTGCTGCAACAACGTCTGCAAACCGGCAGCAATGTGGCTCACTTCCGCACGGTCTACGGCTACAGCAAAGGACAGTTTCTGATCAGTGATCCCTTGCTTGGCCCCTCGCTGCGCCTGAGCACTGCGCAGCTGATGGCCCTGTGGCAGTACTACAACGGCGAGTATCTGGTGGCTTACCCGCCTGCCCGGGAAGCGGAAGTGCGTCAGATTCTGGGCGCTGATTTCAGCGCAGCCGCAAACTGGCAGCACCTCAGGCAGCATGGCGAGCAGGACGTCAAAGCCCGGCCAAATGACCCTTATGCCTGGTGGGGACTGGCCAAGGCTCAGCTCCGGTTGGGCGACGTTCGGGCCGCCACCGAGTCCTTCGACCGCGCGGTTCGTCTGGGTGTGCCCACGGTGTACTTCCTGTACCGTCAGGAAGCCTTTGAAGCCTGGACCCAGGCAGGGCAGCACCAGAAGACGGTGGACGTCACCCAGCGGGCGCTGCGGGCTTACCCGAACAGCAAGGAACTGACCGGGTTTTACGATCTGGCCAGTGCTGCTCTGCGCAAAGCAACGGTCCCTCGTTCCACTACAGGAGTGAATGGCTGGCACCCCATTTCAAGCGACTGA
- a CDS encoding amidohydrolase, whose translation MTTSLEQVNTWAEHHLPELTKLATEIWHHAELRYEEMQSMQAQQRVLRDAGFELTTGVAGIPTAFSAQVGSHGPVVALLGEYDALSGLSQRAGVAVPDPLHPGGNGHGCGHHLLGTAALGAVLVLRDYLQASGQPGIVRYYGCPAEEGGSGKTFMVREGVFDDVSFALTWHPATTNTLFPGRSLANIQCAFHFSGIAAHASAAPHLGRSALDAVELMNIGANYLREHLPPAAKLHYAVTNTGGTSPNVVQAEAEVLYLMRAVDDQATRAVFDRVQDVARGAALMTGTRLTLKFEKACSSFQANQALSEVVSRILGQVGAPTFDDADEVFAAQIQATLPPEAIQGDRQVLRSGKSSAVFARDVIPYSAEKAQELLPGSTDVADVSWVAPTAQFMAACYALGTQAHSWQQVAQGLEPAAFKGMLQAVKVLAGTAITVLEDPELLAQIREEHATRRAEVPYVSPIPADVLPPVNRTFEGQG comes from the coding sequence GTGACGACTTCTCTGGAGCAGGTGAACACCTGGGCGGAGCACCACCTCCCCGAGCTCACGAAGCTGGCCACTGAGATCTGGCATCACGCTGAACTCCGGTACGAGGAAATGCAGTCGATGCAGGCTCAACAGCGCGTCCTGCGTGACGCTGGGTTCGAGCTGACTACCGGAGTGGCGGGCATCCCCACCGCCTTCAGCGCGCAGGTCGGCTCCCATGGCCCAGTGGTGGCGCTTCTCGGCGAATATGACGCCCTTTCTGGGCTCAGCCAGCGGGCCGGCGTGGCCGTGCCCGATCCCCTTCATCCAGGAGGCAATGGTCACGGCTGTGGCCATCACCTGCTTGGTACTGCGGCCCTTGGCGCCGTGCTGGTATTGCGAGACTACCTCCAGGCCAGCGGCCAGCCAGGCATCGTCCGGTACTACGGATGCCCCGCAGAGGAAGGCGGATCCGGGAAGACGTTCATGGTCCGTGAAGGCGTATTCGATGATGTCAGCTTCGCGTTGACCTGGCATCCCGCCACAACCAATACATTGTTTCCGGGCCGGTCCCTGGCGAACATCCAGTGCGCGTTCCATTTCAGCGGAATTGCGGCCCACGCATCCGCCGCTCCCCATCTGGGCCGCAGCGCACTGGACGCCGTCGAACTGATGAACATCGGGGCCAACTACCTGCGAGAGCATCTGCCGCCCGCCGCAAAACTGCACTACGCTGTCACAAACACGGGAGGCACCTCGCCCAACGTGGTGCAGGCGGAAGCAGAAGTGCTGTACCTGATGCGCGCTGTGGACGATCAGGCCACCAGGGCAGTTTTTGACCGCGTGCAGGACGTAGCCCGGGGCGCCGCGCTCATGACAGGCACCCGGCTCACCTTAAAGTTCGAAAAAGCCTGTAGCAGTTTTCAGGCCAACCAGGCTCTGTCGGAAGTGGTTTCACGGATCCTGGGGCAGGTGGGAGCACCCACTTTCGATGACGCCGATGAAGTGTTCGCCGCGCAGATCCAGGCCACCCTTCCGCCCGAGGCCATTCAGGGTGACCGGCAGGTGCTGCGCTCCGGAAAAAGCTCAGCGGTCTTCGCCCGGGATGTCATTCCATACAGCGCTGAGAAGGCTCAGGAGCTGCTGCCAGGATCGACCGATGTCGCCGACGTCAGCTGGGTCGCGCCCACGGCCCAGTTCATGGCGGCCTGCTACGCCCTGGGCACCCAGGCTCATTCCTGGCAGCAGGTGGCGCAGGGCCTGGAACCCGCGGCCTTCAAGGGCATGTTGCAGGCAGTCAAGGTCCTGGCGGGAACGGCCATCACCGTGCTGGAAGATCCGGAGCTGTTGGCTCAGATTCGGGAAGAGCATGCCACGCGGCGAGCTGAAGTGCCTTATGTCAGTCCTATCCCAGCGGACGTGCTGCCTCCAGTGAACCGGACGTTTGAGGGTCAGGGCTAA
- a CDS encoding flavin monoamine oxidase family protein produces the protein MCCLHETDHAASGRGRQSLPAGPAPTSSTWKRCPGSSEGVVIFSVPEGCVHPQSPTGAADVIVGAGLSGLTAAYILARSGACVVVLEARGHAGGRTLTRSDDQGPSVDLGATWSWPHQTRIRHLAQTLGVARFEQYVEGDAMLDLGPQGTERHAVRSPMAGALRSEHGAEALSTRLAVALPAGSVKLGVQVTAVQVQGDTVLVTATGRAGEAKTFHASVVIVALPPRLTGQTITFTPELPSALTQVLSATPTWMGHAMKAVMRYDCAFWRAQGLSGFAVSYTGRPLQEIHDASPADAEAGALFGFFTTHTGVRRAPAQERQHQAMKQLGRLFGPAALHPRSYEEMRWKAGAAVQYRTG, from the coding sequence TTGTGCTGTCTCCATGAAACGGACCATGCTGCCAGTGGCCGGGGGCGTCAGTCACTGCCAGCCGGGCCCGCTCCTACTTCCAGCACCTGGAAGCGCTGCCCCGGGTCATCCGAAGGAGTAGTCATTTTTTCCGTTCCTGAAGGCTGCGTCCATCCTCAGTCACCAACCGGGGCGGCGGACGTCATCGTCGGGGCCGGTCTTTCGGGGCTCACTGCCGCTTACATCCTCGCGCGGTCGGGTGCTTGCGTTGTGGTGCTGGAAGCACGCGGCCACGCAGGTGGCAGAACGCTCACCCGCTCGGACGATCAGGGGCCCAGCGTGGACCTGGGCGCCACCTGGTCATGGCCGCACCAGACGCGCATCCGGCATCTCGCCCAGACACTGGGCGTTGCCCGTTTCGAGCAGTACGTGGAGGGCGACGCGATGCTAGATCTGGGGCCGCAGGGCACCGAACGTCATGCCGTGCGCTCCCCCATGGCTGGTGCCCTGCGCTCCGAACACGGCGCAGAGGCACTGAGCACCCGCCTGGCTGTAGCGCTGCCCGCAGGCAGCGTGAAGCTCGGTGTGCAGGTGACTGCTGTGCAGGTGCAGGGAGACACGGTCCTTGTCACGGCGACCGGGCGGGCTGGAGAAGCGAAGACGTTTCACGCTTCGGTGGTGATTGTCGCGTTGCCCCCCCGCCTTACGGGACAGACGATCACGTTTACGCCGGAGCTCCCCTCCGCGCTCACCCAGGTGCTGAGCGCCACCCCGACCTGGATGGGACACGCCATGAAAGCCGTCATGCGGTACGACTGCGCATTCTGGCGGGCGCAGGGCCTGTCCGGGTTCGCGGTCAGTTACACCGGACGACCCCTCCAGGAGATTCACGACGCCTCACCAGCGGACGCGGAGGCGGGCGCCCTGTTTGGCTTCTTCACCACGCATACCGGGGTGCGCCGTGCGCCTGCCCAGGAACGGCAGCACCAGGCCATGAAACAACTCGGGCGCCTGTTCGGACCGGCGGCGCTGCACCCACGGTCCTACGAAGAGATGCGCTGGAAGGCAGGAGCGGCTGTCCAGTACCGCACAGGATGA